The following proteins come from a genomic window of Misgurnus anguillicaudatus chromosome 10, ASM2758022v2, whole genome shotgun sequence:
- the mex3a gene encoding RNA-binding protein MEX3A, producing MPSLLVLAGIMEKNGGFGGDLAGSGFGSEGLLVPPEEDEDDSRALRVALGQLSLLGLGEGEDSGGAPAGGGVQDRSNNNHHNHVGGVGTDSGMLQGKSKLCALYESSTTETKGRGCNITECVPVPSSEHVAEIVGRQGCKIKALRAKTNTYIKTPVRGEEPVFLITGRKEDVALARREIISAAEHFSMLRASRNKLGVSFNGSPPAPLPGQTTIQVRVPYRVVGLVVGPKGSTIKRIQQQTCTYIVTPSRDRDPVFEITGSPGNAERAREEIEAHIAFRTGGLHDHNNENDCLGSDGGNGGLESRLQQVWGLQGASRKPLTSSYRQNFSDAVVGSGGGGGGIYSKGDFTSPGNGDKPCSYFGSESTQSWGDPDYPKQVAYYTQQRSKSFGGLPLPLTRLSPGLADPCGTGNSVNNSVGSTHAQARRAHSEPTSATTAFTGRLPVPDSPPAVARDCMTCFESKVTAALVPCGHNLFCMECAIRICELNHPECPVCHTLVTQAIRIFS from the exons ATGCCTAGCTTGCTGGTTCTAGCAGGGATCATGGAGAAAAATGGGGGCTTCGGCGGGGATTTAGCCGGCTCCGGGTTCGGTAGCGAGGGTCTCCTGGTGCCACCCGAGGAGGACGAAGACGATTCCCGTGCCCTTAGAGTTGCGCTGGGCCAACTGTCGCTGTTGGGTCTTGGAGAGGGCGAGGACAGCGGCGGGGCTCCTGCTGGTGGTGGAGTTCAAGATCGGAGTAACAATAACCATCACAATCACGTCGGAGGAGTCGGAACCGATTCCGGGATGTTACAAGGGAAGAGCAAGTTGTGCGCCCTGTACGAGAGCTCAACCACCGAAACCAAAGGACGGGGCTGCAACATAACTGAGTGCGTCCCCGTGCCAAGCTCCGAACATGTGGCCGAAATAGTGGGGAGGCAAG GTTGCAAAATCAAAGCTCTGCGTGCAAAGACAAACACCTACATCAAGACCCCGGTCAGAGGTGAAGAACCGGTCTTCCTCATCACCGGACGCAAAGAAGACGTGGCCCTGGCCCGACGAGAGATCATCTCGGCCGCCGAGCACTTCTCCATGCTGCGTGCCTCCAGGAACAAGCTGGGCGTCTCTTTCAACGGCTCTCCCCCTGCACCGTTACCCGGCCAAACCACCATACAGGTGAGGGTGCCCTATCGCGTCGTGGGTCTGGTCGTCGGGCCTAAAGGCTCGACCATTAAACGCATCCAACAGCAAACGTGCACCTACATCGTCACTCCCAGCCGCGACCGTGACCCCGTCTTTGAGATCACGGGCTCCCCGGGGAACGCCGAGCGGGCTCGGGAAGAAATCGAGGCACACATTGCTTTCCGCACGGGCGGGCTGCACGACCACAACAATGAGAATGACTGCTTGGGCTCCGACGGTGGCAACGGAGGTCTGGAGAGCCGCCTGCAGCAGGTGTGGGGGCTACAGGGGGCCTCGCGCAAGCCGCTCACCAGCAGTTATCGCCAGAATTTCTCAGACGCTGTGGTCGGAAGcggaggaggaggaggggggATTTACAGTAAAGGTGACTTTACAAGTCCTGGCAACGGGGACAAGCCATGTTCTTACTTTGGCTCCGAGAGCACTCAAAGCTGGGGTGACCCTGACTATCCCAAACAGGTGGCTTACTACACTCAGCAGCGCTCCAAAAGCTTCGGCGGCCTGCCTCTCCCTCTGACCAGACTGAGTCCGGGTCTGGCTGACCCATGTGGCACTGGCAACTCCGTCAACAACTCGGTCGGGTCCACCCATGCCCAAGCGCGCCGCGCCCACAGCGagcccactagcgccaccactGCGTTTACAGGCCGTCTGCCCGTGCCAGATTCGCCACCTGCCGTGGCCCGGGACTGCATGACGTGCTTTGAGAGCAAAGTGACGGCCGCTCTCGTCCCGTGCGGTCACAACCTCTTCTGCATGGAGTGCGCCATCCGAATTTGTGAGCTGAACCATCCGGAATGCCCCGTCTGCCACACCCTGGTCACACAGGCTATCCGAATATTCTCTTAA